One Cardiocondyla obscurior isolate alpha-2009 linkage group LG11, Cobs3.1, whole genome shotgun sequence DNA segment encodes these proteins:
- the LOC139106570 gene encoding low molecular weight phosphotyrosine protein phosphatase 1-like isoform X1, with the protein MNIEKKRVLMVCTGNSCRSPMAEAIFQNQVQKMGLTDFWEVESAGILRYHIGNVPEPRAMSTLQKFEIQNYSHIARQITTDDFYNFNWIFGMDEYNIHDLYAMQPEGSQAKIELLGKYDPAGLVVIKDPIFDTGIDGFEEAFQQAYRSICAFLEIHNKYSVREPTHTHLFWICSCSEIWNVTFQMSYSSQASGKSHLHFSHVIIKSPFFLVQEILQKPQKELIIHAFIILSSSNVEFYILALLISASKMECRWSYREHDFFHKFTILSYAIMNV; encoded by the exons ATGAAtatcgaaaagaaaagagttcTTATGGTTTGTACag gtaaCAGTTGCCGTTCGCCTATGGCAGAAGCGATATTTCAGAACCAAGTGCAAAAGATGGGTTTGACTGATTTCTGGGAGGTTGAGAGTGCTGGAATTCTAAGATATCACATAGGCAATGTTCCTGAACCCAGGGCGATGTCCACGCTTCAAAAATTcgaaattcaaaattattctcATATCGCGAGACAA attacaACCGATGATTTCTATAACTTTAATTGGATATTCGGAATGgatgaatataatattcacgATTTGTATGCAATGCAACCTGAGGGTAGCCAAGCAAAGATCGAGTTACTTGGGAAATATGATCCAGCTGGATTGGTAGTCATAAAGGATCCTATTTTT GATACTGGTATTGATGGATTTGAAGAAGCATTTCAACAAGCTTATAGAAGCATATGTGCATTTCTGGAAATTCATAATAAG TATTCTGTACGTGAACCAACGCACACTCATCTGTTCTGGATTTGCTCGTGTTCCGAAATTTGGAACGTTACGTTCCAGATGTCTTACTCGTCCCAAGCGAGTGGGAAGTCACACCTACACTTTTCGCacgttataataaaatctccCTTCTTCCTCGTGCAggaaattttgcaaaaaccacagaaagaattaattatccaCGCATTTATAATACTTTCTAGTTCGAACGTCGAATTTTACATACTTGCTTTGCTAATAAGTGCAAGTAAAATGGAATGCCGGTGGAGCTATAGGGAGCACgatttttttcacaaattcACAATTCTCTCGTATGCAATTATGAACGTATAA
- the LOC139106570 gene encoding low molecular weight phosphotyrosine protein phosphatase 1-like isoform X3, protein MNIEKKRVLMVCTGNSCRSPMAEAIFQNQVQKMGLTDFWEVESAGILRYHIGNVPEPRAMSTLQKFEIQNYSHIARQITTDDFYNFNWIFGMDEYNIHDLYAMQPEGSQAKIELLGKYDPAGLVVIKDPIFDTGIDGFEEAFQQAYRSICAFLEIHNKINMLEKSK, encoded by the exons ATGAAtatcgaaaagaaaagagttcTTATGGTTTGTACag gtaaCAGTTGCCGTTCGCCTATGGCAGAAGCGATATTTCAGAACCAAGTGCAAAAGATGGGTTTGACTGATTTCTGGGAGGTTGAGAGTGCTGGAATTCTAAGATATCACATAGGCAATGTTCCTGAACCCAGGGCGATGTCCACGCTTCAAAAATTcgaaattcaaaattattctcATATCGCGAGACAA attacaACCGATGATTTCTATAACTTTAATTGGATATTCGGAATGgatgaatataatattcacgATTTGTATGCAATGCAACCTGAGGGTAGCCAAGCAAAGATCGAGTTACTTGGGAAATATGATCCAGCTGGATTGGTAGTCATAAAGGATCCTATTTTT GATACTGGTATTGATGGATTTGAAGAAGCATTTCAACAAGCTTATAGAAGCATATGTGCATTTCTGGAAATTCATAATAAG aTTAATATGCtcgaaaaatcgaaataa
- the LOC139106570 gene encoding low molecular weight phosphotyrosine protein phosphatase 1-like isoform X2 produces the protein MAEAIFQNQVQKMGLTDFWEVESAGILRYHIGNVPEPRAMSTLQKFEIQNYSHIARQITTDDFYNFNWIFGMDEYNIHDLYAMQPEGSQAKIELLGKYDPAGLVVIKDPIFDTGIDGFEEAFQQAYRSICAFLEIHNKYSVREPTHTHLFWICSCSEIWNVTFQMSYSSQASGKSHLHFSHVIIKSPFFLVQEILQKPQKELIIHAFIILSSSNVEFYILALLISASKMECRWSYREHDFFHKFTILSYAIMNV, from the exons ATGGCAGAAGCGATATTTCAGAACCAAGTGCAAAAGATGGGTTTGACTGATTTCTGGGAGGTTGAGAGTGCTGGAATTCTAAGATATCACATAGGCAATGTTCCTGAACCCAGGGCGATGTCCACGCTTCAAAAATTcgaaattcaaaattattctcATATCGCGAGACAA attacaACCGATGATTTCTATAACTTTAATTGGATATTCGGAATGgatgaatataatattcacgATTTGTATGCAATGCAACCTGAGGGTAGCCAAGCAAAGATCGAGTTACTTGGGAAATATGATCCAGCTGGATTGGTAGTCATAAAGGATCCTATTTTT GATACTGGTATTGATGGATTTGAAGAAGCATTTCAACAAGCTTATAGAAGCATATGTGCATTTCTGGAAATTCATAATAAG TATTCTGTACGTGAACCAACGCACACTCATCTGTTCTGGATTTGCTCGTGTTCCGAAATTTGGAACGTTACGTTCCAGATGTCTTACTCGTCCCAAGCGAGTGGGAAGTCACACCTACACTTTTCGCacgttataataaaatctccCTTCTTCCTCGTGCAggaaattttgcaaaaaccacagaaagaattaattatccaCGCATTTATAATACTTTCTAGTTCGAACGTCGAATTTTACATACTTGCTTTGCTAATAAGTGCAAGTAAAATGGAATGCCGGTGGAGCTATAGGGAGCACgatttttttcacaaattcACAATTCTCTCGTATGCAATTATGAACGTATAA